One Xiphophorus hellerii strain 12219 chromosome 24, Xiphophorus_hellerii-4.1, whole genome shotgun sequence DNA window includes the following coding sequences:
- the prozb gene encoding protein Z, vitamin K-dependent plasma glycoprotein b, translating to MALHIMSASLLAVCLLGCFLQVFSQGDRFRVAPGTHAVFLRSKRANQFLLEEILQGNLERECYEELCNYEEAREVFEDDERTKSFWTIYYDGNQCLPNPCLNGGNCTDKVGGFFCACSPPNYGHICELGPVEVAGQELLKPQYKAPAIAECPTQGSNACHQLCTADFHSYKCSCMSGFELQSDMRSCQPEVQFPCGRVHDTNTSICRHGNCPWQVSLINSSRVELCGGVVLGRRSILTAARCLFLNSADDLRPSHFSIVTGNGKVFQVQALFLHERFRSDCHDFDLALLELATPMTFGPTLSHLCLPTKDFSENILMHSGRTGLADRRGRGQNQELVYMTLDECRGELNVSQSLSNKMFCMRRRNQGGPRRTGPSARPKTRPPEKLNVTQKASALDRNRTQTEDLPTRSSSKAENSKRSLKVQHHASPPCGSGLRCGGLLPGSAVVTVEKGTAFLTGLLMSPTADCRGQVFTKVSRYLNWIRPKLQAEDHMTPQVSEYPEVR from the exons ATGGCGCTCCACATCATGTCTGCGTCTCTCCTCGCCGTCTGCCTTCTGGGATGTTTCCTTCAGGTGTTCAGTCAAGGTGACA GGTTTCGTGTGGCTCCTGGGACGCACGCCGTGTTCCTGCGATCCAAACGGGCCAACCAGTTCCTCCTGGAGGAGATCCTGCAGGGGAACCTGGAGAGGGAGTGCTACGAGGAGCTGTGTAACTACGAGGAGGCGCGGGAAGTGTTTGAAGATGATGAGCGCACG AAATCCTTCTGGACCATCTACTATG ATGGAAACCAGTGTCTTCCCAACCCTTGCCTCAATGGGGGGAACTGCACGGATAAGGTGGGGGGGTTCTTCTGCGCCTGCAGCCCCCCCAACTATGGACACATCTGTGAACTGGGTCCAGTTGAAGTTGCAGGGCAGGAGCTGCTGAAGCCTCAGTACAAAGCTCCAG CGATAGCAGAGTGTCCGACCCAAGGCTCCAATGCATGCCACCAGCTGTGCACGGCGGACTTCCACTCCTACAAATGCTCATGCATGTCGGGATTCGAACTACAGAGCGACATGAGGAGCTGCCAGCCTGAAG TCCAGTTTCCCTGTGGGAGAGTCCATGACACCAACACTTCAATCTGTCGCCATGGAAACTGCCCCTGGCAG GTGTCCCTGATCAACAGCAGCCGGGTGGAGCTGTGTGGCGGAGTCGTGCTCGGACGGCGGTCCATCCTGACCGCCGCTCGCTGCCTCTTCCTCAACTCAGCAGACGACCTCCGACCCTCACACTTTTCCATCGTCACAG GTAACGGGAAGGTCTTCCAGGTCCAAGCGCTCTTCCTCCACGAACGTTTCCGTTCAGATTGCCACGACTTTGACCTCGCCCTGCTGGAGCTGGCCACGCCCATGACCTTTGGCCCCACACTCTCCCACCTCTGCCTGCCCACCAAGGACTTCAGTGAAAACATCCTGATGCATTCTGGGAGGACGGGATTGGCCGACaggagggggcgtggccagaaCCAGGAGCTGGTCTACATGACGCTGGACGAATGTCGAGGAGAGCTGAACGTCTCGCAGTCGCTGAGCAACAAAATGTTCTGCATGAGGAGGAGGAACCAAGGCGGGCCGAGGAGAACCGGACCATCGGCACGTCCCAAAACCAGACCTCCAGAAAAGCTAAATGTGACTCAGAAAGCATCAGCTTTGGACCGGAACCGGACTCAAACTGAAGATCTTCCCACCAGGTCGTCAAGCAAAGCAGAAAACTCCAAACGTAGCTTAAAGGTGCAACACCACGCGTCGCCACCATGTGGCAGCGGGCTGCGCTGCGGCGGTCTGCTGCCGGGGTCGGCGGTCGTCACGGTGGAGAAAGGAACAGCCTTCCTGACGGGGCTGCTGATGTCTCCGACCGCAGACTGCCGCGGTCAGGTGTTCACCAAGGTGTCCCGCTACCTGAACTGGATCCGGCCGAAGCTGCAGGCGGAGGATCACATGACCCCGCAGGTCAGCGAGTACCCGGAGGTCCGCTGA
- the LOC116715693 gene encoding coagulation factor X-like codes for MSVFLLAICLLGGSFLQVFSQDKGLCGSENGGCEHFCHVVGGKVACACADGYFLAQNNQSCNSNETFRCGAIVTDVQGQNRTEKRSFSEEQHVRQRNSSSQISSDREAQTGTINGQDCPPGQCPWQALLINEDSIGFCGGTIVSEYIILTAAQCVAQTRYLKVRLGVSNTSHSGGNEALHVADAIVTHHGYSPQTYSNDIALVKLATPIRFTRYILPACLPEQDFMEKVLMRQPDALVSGFGYLGEGQPSAILQRLSVPYVDWQTCMDSTPLSISLRMFCAGYDSMGEDSFQGDSGGPHVTRYHGTFFITGIRSWGKGHTRKGKFGIYTQVSKFNRWIKEGIKKLTPIEKRGIRTKRHQGTVKRFRL; via the exons ATGTCTGTGTTTCTGCTCGCCATCTGCCTCCTGGGAGGTTCCTTCCTCCAGGTGTTCAGCCAAGATAAAG GGCTTTGCGGCAGTGAGAACGGTGGCTGTGAACATTTCTGCCATGTTGTTGGAGGAAAGGTAGCATGTGCCTGTGCTGACGGTTACTTCCTGGCACAGAACAACCAATCCTGCAACTCCAACG AGACTTTTAGATGCGGCGCCATCGTCACTGATGTCCAGGGACAGAACAGAACCGAGAAGAGAAGCTTCTCAGAGGAGCAACATGTCCGCCAGAGGAACAGCAGCAGTCAGATCAGCTCAGACAGGGAAGCACAGACTGGGACCATCAATGGACAGGACTGTCCACCAGGACAATGTCCATGGCAG GCTCTCCTGATCAACGAGGACAGCATCGGATTCTGTGGGGGAACGATTGTGAGTGAGTACATCATCCTGACTGCGGCTCAGTGCGTGGCCCAAACCCGGTACCTCAAAGTCAGGCTCG GTGTCTCCAACACGTCCCACAGTGGTGGTAATGAAGCCTTGCATGTGGCGGACGCCATCGTCACTCACCATGGTTACAGCCCACAGACCTACTCCAATGACATTGCTCTGGTAAAACTGGCCACGCCCATCAGGTTCACCAGGTACATCCTGCCAGCCTGCCTGCCGGAGCAGGACTTCATGGAGAAG GTTCTGATGCGGCAGCCGGATGCGCTGGTCAGCGGTTTTGGATATCTCGGTGAGGGTCAGCCGTCCGCCATCCTACAACGCCTCTCTGTGCCCTACGTGGATTGGCAAACCTGCATGGACTCAACGCCGCTCAGCATCTCCTTACGAATGTTTTGCGCCGGCTACGACTCAATGGGGGAAGATTCCTTTCAGGGCGACAGCGGCGGCCCGCATGTCACACGTTACCATGGCACCTTCTTCATCACCGGCATCAGGAGCTGGGGCAAAGGTCACACCCGCAAAGGAAAGTTTGGCATCTACACACAAGTGTCTAAGTTCAACCGCTGGATCAAAGAGGGCATCAAGAAGCTGACGCCGATAGAGAAGCGCGGTATCAGGACGAAGAGGCACCAGGGCACCGTCAAACGGTTCCGTCTGTAG